The stretch of DNA acaacaacatgggACCCAACCGGATCCGGAACCCCAACATCAACCAGAACCCGCTCATCAACGTCCGGGACCGCCTCTTCCACGCTCTCTTCTTCAAGATGGCCGTCACCTATGCCCGCCTCTTCCCCCCGTCCTTCAGGAGGGTCTTCGAGTTCTTCGTTCTGCTCAAGGTGAGACGAGTCCGCTCCGTCCGTCTCTGACCCGCTGACGCTCTGTCTCTGACCCGCTCCGTCCGTCTCTGACCcgctccgtctgtctctgacccGCTCCGTCTGACCcgctccgtctgtctctgacccGCTCCGCCTGTCTCTGACCCGCTCCGCCTGTCTCTGACCcgctccgtctgtctctgacccgctccgtctgtctctgacccGCTGACCcgctccgtctgtctctgacccGCTGACCcgctccgtctgtctctgacccGCTAACCcgctccgtctgtctctgacccgctccgtctgtctctgacccGCTGACCcgctccgtctgtctctgacccGCTAACCcgctccgtctgtctctgacccgctccgtctgtctctgacccGCTAACCcgctccgtctgtctctgacccgctccgtctgtctctgacccgctccgtctgtctctgacccgctccgtctgtctctgacccgctccgtctgtctctgaccctctgacccgctccgtctgtctctgacccgctccgtctgtctctgacccGCTAACCcgctccgtctgtctctgacccGCTCCGTCTCTGACCCGCTCCGTCTCTGACCcgctccgtctgtctctgaccctctgacccgctccgtctgtctctgacccGCTAACCcgctccgtctgtctctgacccGCTCCGTCTCTGACCcgctccgtctgtctctgacccgctccgtctgtctctgacccGCTGACCcgctccgtctgtctctgacccGCTGACCcgctccgtctgtctctgacccgctccgtctgtctctgacccgctccgtctgtctctgacccGCTGACCcgctccgtctgtctctgacccGCTAACCcgctccgtctgtctctgacccgctccgtctgtctctgacccGCTAACCcgctccgtctgtctctgacccgctccgtctgtctctgacccgctccgtctgtctctgacccgctccgtctgtctctgaccctctgacccgctccgtctgtctctgacccgctccgtctgtctctgacccGCTAACCcgctccgtctgtctctgacccGCTCCGTCTCTGACCCGCTTCGTCTGTCTCTGACCCTCTGACCcgctccgtctgtctctgacccGCTAACCcgctccgtctgtctctgacccGCTCCGTCTCTGACCCGCTCCATCTGTCTCTGACCcgctccgtctgtctctgacccgctccgtctgtctctgacccGCTAACCcgctccgtctgtctctgacccgctccgtctgtctctgacccTCTGACCCGCTCCATCTGTCTCTGACCCGCTAACCcgctccgtctgtctctgacccGCTCCGTCTGCTTCTGACCcgctccgtctgtctctgacccGCTCCGCCTGTCTCTGACCcgctccgtctgtctctgacccGCTAACCcgctccgtctgtctctgacccgctccgtctgtctctgacccGCTAACCcgctccgtctgtctctgacccgctccgtctgtctctgacccGCTCCGTCTGACTGGTTCTGCTAATCCTTTCATAATCCGTTCATCTCTGCTGACTATCAAAATAAAGTGTAGTTGAGCAGTGTTCCTCCAGGTGTTGTAACGTGATGATGAATCATTGTATAAAGATGATAAACCGGCTCTCAGTGTTAATCTGCAGCGTCTGGATGGTGAAACAGTCTGAGGTGGAAATTAAAGGTTTATGTTGTTGCTCCATCAGATTAGCAGCAGTCACACCTACACCTGCTTTACTCCGCCCTGCAGGACATGTGTTTATTTCACTAAGCAAAGAATTATACACAGCTGAGTTattaaaggtctgcgtgtgtaaaaacgtacAAACTttacatcacccgcaaaaaatgtgcagctgatCTACTAAACGCAGCGCTCTGAGGTTTacgtctttcaactgtgtaacATAATACACACTATTTATTTAGTATGTTTaccttaatgaatgtaatattactagtttactgtaatgaatatgtaatatgaggcgtttccattaagacacaaaaccctcatttaaatcctGCTGTCTGAGTAGATcagctgcaaaacacacaataactaaaCACACTATCTATTACACTGTGTGGCTCTGCATTATGATGAGATTTACTAAAACTTatttacagtatctcacaaaagtcagtacacccctcacatttttgcaaatattttattatatcttttcatgggacaacactatagaaatgaaactttgatacaatttaacagtaaatccataagctatacaagctgtacacgcatatcaaagtttcatttctatagtgttgtcccatgaaaatatataataaaatatttgcaaaaatgtgaggggtgtactgaCTTTTAATAAAAGGATGAAAAACCTCATATGAGCTCTGTGAAGCAGCACAGTCTGAGTCACGTAACggacacagactgtataaagaatgtatcaagtgagaagttggtgaattctccattgacttgtatagagacggtcgccccctggtggccttttgatagaatgcagctctaagttacttctccattgacttgtatagagacggtcgccccctggtggccttttgatagaatgcagctctaagttacttctccattgacttgtatagagacggtcgccccctggtggccttttgatagaatgcagctccaagttacttcctggttggcctcatttcagaggaccagaactccccacctcctctctaactcctctctgctcctctctaactcctctctaactcctctctgctcctctctgctcctctctaactcctctctgctcctctctgctcctctctgctcctctctaactcctctctaactcctctctaactcctttctgctcctctctaactcatctctgctcctctctgctcctctctaactcctctcttgctcctctctgctcctctctaactcctctctaactcctctctaactcctctctaactcctctctgctcctctctaactcctctctaactcctctctactcctctctgctcctctctaactcctctctaactcctctctaactcctctctgctcctctctgctcctctctaactcctctctaactcctctctgctcctctctaactcctctctaactcctctctaactcctctctaactcctctctaactcctctctgctcctctctaactcctctctgctcctctcttgctcctctctgctcctctctactcctctctgctcctctctgctcctctctgctcctctctactcctctctgctcctctctaactcctctctgctcctctctgctcctctctactcctctctgctcctctgtaactcctctctactcctctctactcctctctgctcctctctaactcctctctgctcctctctaactcctctctaactcctctctaactcctctctgctcctctctactcctctctactcctctgtaactcctctctactcctctctgctcctctctgcctcctctctgcctcctctctgctcctctctaacTCCTCTCTAACTCCTCTCTTGCTCCTCTCTAACTCCTCTCTTGCTCCTCTCTAACTCCTCTCTTGCTCCTCTCTAACTCCTCTCTAACTCCTCTGTGACTCCTCTCTAACTCCTCTCTATCTCCTCTCTATCTCCTCTCTAACTCCTCTCTTGCTCCTCTGTGACTCCTCTCTAACTCCTCTCTAACTCCTCTCTAACTCCTCTCtaactcctctctgctcctctctaactcctctctaactcctctctaactcctctctgctcctctctgctcctctctaactcctctactcctctctgctcctcctcaggCGCTCTTCGTCCTCTTCATCCTCGCCTACATCCACATCGCTTTCTCCCGCTCCCCCATCAACTGTCTGGAGGCGGTGAGGGAGCGCTGGCCTCGTGACGGCATCCTGCGGGTGGAGATCCAGAGGAACTCCAGCCGAGCTCCCGTCTTCCTGCAGTACTACGACTCCACGGGCttccaggaggagctggagcccgaagagggaggaggaggagcaggaggaggaggaggaagaggaggtaaaGGGAGAGTGCCGGGACTCAGCCTGGCAgcgctgcaggaggaggaggaggaggaggaggagatgaccCTGGAGATGTTTGATAACAGCTCAGTGCAGGTGAGAGCTCAGCACGGTTAAAGCTATTGATCAGTTTATAACAGAGCTGCTCTGGTCTGGACGTCGCCACGGCAACAGCAACTTCCTGTAGCGCTGCTTTAAgttcagcagctgcagctcatctgAAGCCTGAGTCTGGTCCGGACGTCGCCGCGGCAACAGCAACTTCCTGTAAGCGCCGCTTTGGTGGGTGGTAactttttgtgtttctgcagtTTGAGCTGGACATGGAGCCTCGTCTGAAGCCCAtcggaggaggagcaggaggaggtgcaggaggaggagcaggaggtgtGAACGACAGCCAGGACGTCTCCTTCAGCCAGACCACTAAAGGTATGCAGCCGCTGCAGGACTCTGTGTCTGAGCTGGAGATGATAACCAGAGCAGGtaaccttctcctcctcctactcctctctgactcctcctcctctgactcctcctccttcaccatcACCTCCTCTGACTCCTCCTTCACcaccccctcttcctcctcctactcctctctgactcttcctcctctgactcctctgactcctcctccaactcctctctgactcctcctcctctgactcctcctccttcaccaccacctccacctcctcctcctcctcctctctgactcctccttCACCACCTCCGctgtctcctgctcctccttctcctcctcccacttctcctcctccttcatgtcctcctctctgactcctcctacttctcctcctctctgagtcctcctcctcctcattctctctgactcctcctctctgactccttctccttcacctccacctcctcctcctctgtaactcctctctgactccttcacctcctctcttcctcctctgactccttcacctccacctcttcctctcggactccccctcctccacctcctccctgactcctcctccccctcctctctgactcctcctcctcctcctctctgactccttcacctccccctcctctctgactcttcctcatcctcctctctgactcttccacctcctcctctctgactccttcacctccccctcctctctgactcttcctcctcctcctctctgactccttcacctccccctcctctctgactcttcctccttctcctctctgactccttcacctccccctcctctctgattccttcacctcctcctctctgaccccttcacctccccctcctctctgactcttcctccccctcctctctgactcttcctcctcctcctctctgactccttcacctccccctcctctctgactcatcacctcctcctctctgactccttcacctccccctcctctctgactcctcctcctcctctctgattccttcacctcctctccgactcctctctgactcctcatcctcctctcccccttctctctgactcttcctcctcctcctctctgactccttcacctccccctcctctctgacaccacctcttcctctctgactccttcacctcctcttcctctctgactcctccctgactcctctcctccccctcctcctccttcacctactcctctctgactcctcctctcctcctccttcacctcctctctgactcattTACCTGCTCAGTTGGTTGATTGTGTGaaacagctgtttttaaaagtgtcaaatgtgatgatgatgatgatgatgaaggtgatgatgatgatgatgatgaagattcTGGCCACTGCAGAGACACTGAGCTGCTGGTTCTCTTTAAAGGAACATTCAGCTTTATTCTGGTTCTCATTAAAGGAACATTCAGCTTTATTCTGGTTCTCATGGTTCTCATTAAAGGAACATTCAGCTTTATTCTGGTTCTCATTAAAGGAACATTCAGCTTTATTCTGGTTCTCTTTAAAGGAACATTCAGCTTTATTCTGGTTCTCTTTAAAGGAACATTCAGCTTTATTCTGGTTCTCATTAAAGGAACATTCAGCTTTATTCTGGTTCTCATGGTTCTCATTAAAGGAACATTCAGCTGTATTCTGGTTCTATTAAAGGAACATTCAGCTGTATTCTGGTTCTCATGGTTCCGTAATGTTCTGTTTCAGTGTGGCCTCAGGAGGAATACATCGTGGAGTATTCTCTGGAGTACGGGTTCCTGCGTCTGTCTCAGAGCACGAGGCAGAGACTCAACATCCCCGTCATGGTCGTCACTCTGGGTGAGACATGAGatatatcattttatataatatattatatattcatcatTATCCAACCAGTTAATCAATTCATCAGTTACAGTTAAATGTTCTACGGTTCATCCTCAGGTAGAACCCCTAACCGTCGTTAATTATTCGTGGTTCTGTGTTTTAGATCCGATGAAGGACGAATGTTTCGGTGACGGGTTCAGTCGGTTCCTGCTCGACGAGTTCCTCGGATACGACGACATCCTGATGTCCAGCGTGAAGGCGCTCGCTGAGAACGAGGAGAACAAAGGtagagaaccaggagaaccaagGTAGAGAACAAacagaaccaggagaaccaagGTAGAAAACGAGGAGAACAAAGGTAGAGAACAGACAGAACCAGGAAAGCAAAggtagagaagagagagaaccaGGAGACCAAAGGGAGAGAACCAGGAGACCAAAGGTAGAGAACAGACAGAACAAAGGTAAAGAACAGACAGAACAAAGgtagagaacagagagaaccaGGAGAACAAAGGTAGAGAACAGACAGAACCAGAAGAACAAAGGTAGAGAACCAGGAGAACAAAGGTAGAGAACCAGGAGAACAAAGGTAGGGAACAGAGAGAACCAGGAGAACAAAGgtagagaacagagagaaccaGGAGAACAAAAGTAGAGAACAGACAGAACAAAGGTAGAGAACAGACAGAACCAGGAGAACAAAGGTAGAGAACCAGGAGAACAAAGGTAGAGAAGAGACAGAACAAAGGTAGAGAACAGACAGAACAAAGgtagagaacagagagaaccaGAAGAACAAATGTAGAGAACGAGGAGAACAAAGGTAGAGAACAGACAGAACGAGCAGAACAAAGgtagagaacagagagaaccaGAAGAACAAATGTAGAGAACGAGGAGAACAAAGGTAGAGAACAGACAGAACGAGCAGAACAAAGGTAGAGAACTAAGAGAACAAAGGTAGAGAACCAGGAGAACAAAGGTAGAGAACGAGGAGAACGAGGAGAACAAAGGTAGAGAACGAGGAGAACAAAGGTAGAGAACCAGGAGAACAAAGGTAGAGAACCAGGAGAACAAAGGTAGAGAACAGACAGAACAAAGGTAGAGAACAGACAGAACCAGGAGAACAAAGATGGAGAACAGACAGAACCAGGGGAATAAAGGTAGAACCTGTGAATGTCTGCAGGtggatgatgtcactgtgtggttCTCTGCAGGGTTCCTGAGGAACGTGGTCTCTGGAGAACATTACCGCTTTGTCAGCATGTGGATGGCTAGAACCTCGTACCTGGCCGCCTTCGTCATCATGGTCATCTTCGTAAGTCACATGATCATcagaactagaactagaacatTTACTGGAGATCCTTCATCCAGGTGTTGGTGTGGTTCTTGATGCGGTTCTTAATGTGGTTCTTGATGCGGTTCTTGATGCGGTTCTTGATGCGGTTCTTGATGCGGTTCTCGTTGTGTTCCAGACTCTGTCCGTCTCCATGCTGCTCAGATACTCTCACCATCAGATCTTCGTCTTCATCGGTGAgtattttaatttgtgtgtgtgtgtgtgtgtgtgtgtgtgtgtgtgtctgctctgtgtgtgtgtgtctgctctgtgtgtgtgtgtgtgtctgctctgtgtgtgtgtgtctgctctgtgtgtgtgtgtgtgtctgctctgtgtgtgtgtgtgtgtctgctctgtgtgtgtgtgtgtgtctgctctgtgtgtgtgtgtgtctgctctgtgtgtgtgtgtgtctgctctgtgtgtgtgcgtatgtctgctctgtgtcttctgtgtgtctgtgtgtgtgtgtctgctctgtgtgtgtgtgtgtgtctgctctgtgtttgtgtgtctgctctgtgtttgtgtgtgtctgtgtctgctctgtgtgtgtgtgtctgctctgtgtgtgtgtgtctgctctgtgtgtgtgtgtctgctctgtgtgtgtgtgtctgctctgtgtgtgtgtttgtctgctctgtgtgtgtgtctgctctgtgtgtgtgtctgctctgtgtgtgtgtgtctgctctgtgtgtgtgtttgtctgctctgtgtgtgtgtgtgtatttgtgtctgctctgtgtgtgtgtctgctctctgtgtgtgtgtgtctgtctgctctgtctgctctctgtgtgtgtgtgtctgtctgctctgtctgctctctgtgtgtgtgtctgctctctgtgtgtgtgtctgctctgtgtgtgtgtgtgtgtgtgtgtctgctctgtgtgtgtgtgtgtgtgtgtgtgtctgctctctgtgtgtgtgtgtctgctctgtctgctctgtgtgtgtgtgtctgctctctgtgtatttgtctgctgtgtgtgtctgctctgtgtgtgtgtctgctctgtgtgtgtctgctctgtgtgtgtgtctgctctgtgtgtgtctgctctgtgtgtgtgtgtgtgtgtgtgtgtctgctctgtgtgtgtgtgtgtgtgtctgtctgctctgtgtgtgtgtctgtctgctctgtgtgtgtgtgtgtctgctctgtgtgtgtgtgtgtgtgtgtatgtctgctctgtgtgtgtgtctgctctgtgtgtgtgtgtgtgtgtctgctctgtgtgtatgtgtgtgtctgctctgtgtgtgtgtgtgtgctctgtgtgtgtgtgtgtgtgtgtgtctgctctgtgtgtgtgtctgctctgtgtgtgtgtgtgtctgctctgtgtgtgtgtgtgtctgctctgtgtgtgtgtgtgtgtgtgtgtgtgtgtgctctgtgtgtgtgtgtttgtctgctctgtgtgtgtgtgtgtgtgtgtctgctctgtgtgtgtgtgtgtgtctgctctgtgtgtgtgtgtgtgtgtctgctctgtgtgtgtgtgtgtgtctgctctgtgtgtgtgtgtgtgtgtgtgtgtctgctctctgtgtgtgtctgctctctgtgtatttgtctgctgtgtgtctgctctgtgtgtgtgtctgctctgtgtgtgtgtgtgtgtctgctctgtgtgtgtgtgtgtctgtctgctctgtgtgtgtgtctgtctgctctgtgtgtgtctgctctgtgtgtgtctgcgtctgctctgtgtgtgtgtctgctctgtgtgtgtgtgtgtgtgtgtgtctgctctgtgtatatgtgtgtgtctgctctgtgtgtgtgtgtgtgtgtgtgtctgctctgtgtgtctgctctgtgtgtgtgtgtgtctgctctgtgtgtgtgtgtgtctgctctgtgtgtgtgtgtgtgtgtgtgtgtctgctctgtgtgtgtgtgtgtgtgctctgtgtgtgtgtgttttgtgtctgtctgctctgtgtgtgtgtgtatgtctgctctgtgtgtgtgtgtgtgtgtgtctgctctgtgtgtgtgtgtgtgtctgctctgtgtgtctgctctgtgtgtgtgtgtgtgtctgctctgtgtgtgtgtgtgtctgctctgtgtgtgtgtgtgtgtgtgtgtctgctctgtgtgtgtgtgtgtgtgtctgctctgtgtgtgtgtgtgtgtgtgcgtctgctctgtgtgtgtgtgtgcgtctgctctgtgtgtgtgtgtgtgtgtgtgtctgctctgtgtgtgtgtgtgtgtgtgtctgctctgtgtgtgtgtgtgtgtctgctctgtgtgtgtgtgtgtgtgtgtgtgtgtctgctctgtgtgtgtgtgtgtgtctgctctgtgtgtgtgtgtgtgtgtgtgtgtgtgtgtgtgcgtgtatgtgtgtgtatctgctctgtgtgtatgtgtgtctgctctgaTCAGCTgtattaacccccccccccccccccacagtgGACCTCCTCCAGATGTTGGAGATGAACATGACCATCGCGTTCCCAGCAGCCCCTCTGCTCACCGTCATCCTCGCCTTGGTCGGTAAGTCGCTTCAACCTTTACCTAACGAGGCGGgaacacttccttccttctctccttacttccttccttccttccttccttctctccttacttccttcttcttttcctccttactcctttcctttcttccgtcctgccttccttccttctctccttacttccttcctcttttcctccttactcctttcctttcttccttcctgccttccttccttccttccttccttctcttcttcctcccttccttccttctgtccttcctcctttcctttcttctgtccttcctcctttcctttcttctgtccttcctcctttccttccttctgtccttccttctgtccttcctcctttccttccttctgtccttccttctgtccttcctcctttccttccttctgtccttcctcctgtccttccttctgtctttccttctgtccttccttctgtccttaacCTTTATCTAACGAGGCGTTAACGTTAACGAGCGGCGGGAACGCCACGTCACggcctgatgatgtcacttcctgaaCGCCACGTCACggcctgatgatgtcacttcctgtccccAGGTATGGAGGCCATCATGTCGGAGTTCTTCAACGACACGACGACGGCGTTCTACATCATCCTCATCGTCTGGTTGGCCGATCAGTACGACGCCATCTGCTGCCACACCAACACCAGCAAACGCCATTGGCTGAGGTGAGTCACCTGACCGGGCTCGGCCAATCACAGGGCTTTAATCTCTCTCAGGGTGTTTGGAGCCAGAATCTCTTAAatgatgatggaaggaaggaaagacagacaaaaggaaggagggaagaaaggtaggaaggaagaaaggacagacagaaggaaggacagaaggaggaaagggaggaaggacaggtggaaggaaggactgaaggaggaaagggaggaaggacagaaagaaggaaggactgaaggaggaaagggaggaaggacagaaagaaggaaggaatgaagtaaggaacaaaggaaggtaggaaggacagagagaaggaaggactgaaggaggaaaggtaggaaggacagaaagaaggaaggactgaaggaggaaagggaggaaggacaggtggaaggaaggaaggaaggaagaaaggacagacagaaggaatttcaattagatctcatgtgggctggatcattaaaaagatggaaggaaggaaggagggagggagggaaggaaagacagatggaaggaaggaagagaaggaaggaaagagggtaggaaggaaggaaggaaggaaagacagatggaaggaagtaaagagggtaggaaggaaggatggaaggaaagacagatggaaggaaggaaagagggtaggaaggaaggatggaaggaaagacagatggaaggaaggaaataagaagggaaggaaggaaagacagacaaaaggaaggagggaagaagggtaggaaggacagacagaaggaaggactgaaggaggaaaggtaggaaggacagaaagaaggaaggactgaaggaggaaagggaggaaggacagaaagaaggaaggactgaaggaggaaagggaggaaggactgaaggaggaaggacaggtggaaggaaggaacgaagcaaggaacaaaggaaggtaggaaggacagaaggaagaaaggtaggaaggacaagtggaaggaaggaaggaaaagaacacaggaaggaaagtgggccggattggacccctcagcgggccggttctggcccacgggccgcatgtttgacccccctgctttaAACCCTCCTGACATCACAGttacagattaaataaatataataaatataaataaatataaatataaaaaaatataaatgaatatagatgatgatgatataaatgtgtgtgtgtgtgtgtgtgtgtgtgtgtgtgtgtgtgtgtgtgtgtgtgtgtgtgtgtttcaggttctTTTATCTTTATCACTTCGCCTTCTACGCCTATCACTACCGCTTCAACGGACAGTACAGCAGCCTCGCTCTGGTCACTTCCTGGCTCTTCATCCAGGTCAgaaccaccttcatcatcatcttcatcatcaccaccttcatcatcttcatcactacagtcacacacacacacacacacgacacactgCAGTGAATCACATGACTAGAGCTTTAAAGCAGAACTCAGCATGTTCCtctaattaacacacacacacacacacagtatacactttacacacatagtacacactttacacacttcacactcatatacacacactgtaacacgcacacacacacacacacacacacacacacacacacagcagagcagtgTGTACTCTCTACTAGCAGGGTGTCATGTCTCTGTGCTGCCAGCAGATGGAGCTCTGAACACACAGGAAGAGTTTAGAAGAGGACACACTTCAATACAatacaggaaacagctgattcattaatacattaaacactaatattacttttatttaatgttattatttaactACTGTTCATTACTTCTGGACTTCTTTTTATCCATTTTATTGATTTCCAGACTTGAAAAGTaagaatattattttattattgtgtgtcagctgatctcagaataaataaacttctctctctctctctctctctctctcctctctctctctctctctctctctctctctctctctctctctctgtctctctctctctctctctctctctctctctctgtctctgctctctctctctctctctgtctctctctctctctctctctcgtctctctctctgtctctgtctctgtctctgtctctctctctctctctctctctctctctctctctctctctctctctctctctctctctctctctctctctctctctctctctctctctctcctccccccccccccctctctctctctctctccctctccccctctctctctctcagcactCTATGATATATTTCTTCCATCACTACGAGCTTCCTGCCATCTTGCAGCAGATCAGGATTCAGGAGATGTTGTTACAGAACCAGCAGGGAGGTCAGAACCAGACGGCTCTGCAGGACAgcctcaacaacaacaacagtgctgccgccgccgccgccgctgctgccgctgctgcaggaggagcaggaggagcaggaggaggcacAGACCCCACACAGCCAGCACCCACCTCCTCCACACAGCCTCCACCCGACCCTCagccctcctccacctcctcctctcctgcagcCGTGGGAGGGGATGTGCGGTCGGAGCTGAACTGGGTCGCTCAGACGGCCGCCATCATCACCGAGGCTCTGTCCTCCTCCGGCCAGCAGGGAgacgcaggaggaggaggagcaggaggagcagcaggaggaggaggtcagaggtcagcaggAGCAACAGAGATCAGCGTGGTGGCCGAGTTCTGGATGGCAGgagcagtaggaggaggaggaggagcaggaggaggagtagaag from Scomber japonicus isolate fScoJap1 chromosome 7, fScoJap1.pri, whole genome shotgun sequence encodes:
- the tmem259 gene encoding membralin isoform X2 → MSENQANNNNVPLNNNNNNMGPNRIRNPNINQNPLINVRDRLFHALFFKMAVTYARLFPPSFRRVFEFFVLLKALFVLFILAYIHIAFSRSPINCLEAVRERWPRDGILRVEIQRNSSRAPVFLQYYDSTGFQEELEPEEGGGGAGGGGGRGGKGRVPGLSLAALQEEEEEEEEMTLEMFDNSSVQFELDMEPRLKPIGGGAGGGAGGGAGGVNDSQDVSFSQTTKVWPQEEYIVEYSLEYGFLRLSQSTRQRLNIPVMVVTLDPMKDECFGDGFSRFLLDEFLGYDDILMSSVKALAENEENKGFLRNVVSGEHYRFVSMWMARTSYLAAFVIMVIFTLSVSMLLRYSHHQIFVFIVDLLQMLEMNMTIAFPAAPLLTVILALVGMEAIMSEFFNDTTTAFYIILIVWLADQYDAICCHTNTSKRHWLRFFYLYHFAFYAYHYRFNGQYSSLALVTSWLFIQHSMIYFFHHYELPAILQQIRIQEMLLQNQQGGQNQTALQDSLNNNNSAAAAAAAAAAAAGGAGGAGGGTDPTQPAPTSSTQPPPDPQPSSTSSSPAAVGGDVRSELNWVAQTAAIITEALSSSGQQGDAGGGGAGGAAGGGGQRSAGATEISVVAEFWMAGAVGGGGGAGGGVEASVGGGAGGGGGAAAGGGGGGAGGEEEQSVTVDPNVVSVEIKATAGGADPPATPPSPPPPIRGPQEEEAGPSEAGPAGAAPPQTDCPPSQSSGTDWNCRVPQSSHTS
- the tmem259 gene encoding membralin isoform X1, with protein sequence MSENQANNNNVPLNNNNNNMGPNRIRNPNINQNPLINVRDRLFHALFFKMAVTYARLFPPSFRRVFEFFVLLKALFVLFILAYIHIAFSRSPINCLEAVRERWPRDGILRVEIQRNSSRAPVFLQYYDSTGFQEELEPEEGGGGAGGGGGRGGKGRVPGLSLAALQEEEEEEEEMTLEMFDNSSVQFELDMEPRLKPIGGGAGGGAGGGAGGVNDSQDVSFSQTTKGMQPLQDSVSELEMITRAVWPQEEYIVEYSLEYGFLRLSQSTRQRLNIPVMVVTLDPMKDECFGDGFSRFLLDEFLGYDDILMSSVKALAENEENKGFLRNVVSGEHYRFVSMWMARTSYLAAFVIMVIFTLSVSMLLRYSHHQIFVFIVDLLQMLEMNMTIAFPAAPLLTVILALVGMEAIMSEFFNDTTTAFYIILIVWLADQYDAICCHTNTSKRHWLRFFYLYHFAFYAYHYRFNGQYSSLALVTSWLFIQHSMIYFFHHYELPAILQQIRIQEMLLQNQQGGQNQTALQDSLNNNNSAAAAAAAAAAAAGGAGGAGGGTDPTQPAPTSSTQPPPDPQPSSTSSSPAAVGGDVRSELNWVAQTAAIITEALSSSGQQGDAGGGGAGGAAGGGGQRSAGATEISVVAEFWMAGAVGGGGGAGGGVEASVGGGAGGGGGAAAGGGGGGAGGEEEQSVTVDPNVVSVEIKATAGGADPPATPPSPPPPIRGPQEEEAGPSEAGPAGAAPPQTDCPPSQSSGTDWNCRVPQSSHTS